One genomic window of Haloarchaeobius salinus includes the following:
- a CDS encoding AAA family ATPase, whose translation MKLRVEEIRYENIREFGDMRLDFTREGSNETHHISLVQMPNGTGKTTTMELIRHLLLGTKLEEEQVREFAPDPEYAPEYAPSQGEFVMTFATDSIRFRIHMELDYEMGSVQYRHSYPQREGGGTDSGHFLPLELEDALTEDFVDLFVFNGELTDDFIETGHDKAENALKIVSRLDRIERQRERIDRIVEKRQEDSGAKTSQGLKQVRTRLNSRREKLQTLEERRDQLNKDIKQHNSTIEDLKEEREEIIAEDKEALERYKELEEEIQRLQTKLQSDAGDLLDDMRRPSALAADFNEDFSELLEHMTILKLPKSTSEEFFNELAEGETCICGRELNEEHREKIRKNAEEYLSDEDIGVLNTLKEQLRNTADVEDFESRFTSLSDTRQELKKNEMEQDQLDLDDPELEQKKQELTEKIESERNSRNEKQEKVDLLTTDDKGQRERFDLDWKTNIPEAKREVNKYEKKVQQASDTVEFSKQADKLEEIFDEFIDRSLSELKERQIQETNERLKQILGLSEVQIESIDDSIKLRGKSGSSEGQSLSVAYAYLSTLFEGSQVDMPFVIDSPAVSLDHKVRREVATIISGLFDQLVAFVISTEKEGFVQNLEPMQHDGFEDIQYYTVHKTDTPGVVQKHTDHDFFMEFTSEEEEATTTVGAE comes from the coding sequence ATGAAGCTTAGAGTCGAGGAGATCCGATACGAAAATATTCGAGAGTTCGGTGATATGCGTCTCGATTTCACCCGGGAAGGATCTAACGAAACCCATCACATCTCGTTGGTTCAGATGCCAAACGGTACGGGGAAAACCACAACTATGGAACTGATTCGGCATCTGCTCCTCGGCACTAAGCTAGAAGAAGAGCAAGTGCGGGAGTTTGCTCCGGATCCAGAGTACGCCCCAGAGTATGCCCCTTCTCAAGGGGAATTTGTTATGACCTTTGCGACTGACTCTATCCGATTTCGAATCCATATGGAACTCGACTATGAGATGGGGTCAGTTCAGTATCGCCACTCGTATCCACAACGCGAAGGTGGCGGTACTGACAGCGGTCATTTTCTACCACTTGAACTTGAAGACGCTCTTACCGAGGATTTTGTCGACCTATTCGTGTTTAACGGCGAACTCACAGACGATTTCATCGAAACTGGTCACGATAAGGCAGAAAACGCCCTCAAAATAGTTAGCCGGCTCGACCGAATTGAACGGCAGCGGGAACGTATCGACCGGATAGTTGAGAAGCGCCAAGAGGATTCCGGTGCTAAAACATCTCAAGGGCTTAAGCAGGTGCGTACACGGCTTAATTCGCGGCGTGAGAAGCTTCAGACACTAGAAGAACGCCGGGATCAACTTAACAAGGATATCAAGCAGCACAATTCCACAATAGAGGACCTAAAAGAAGAACGCGAAGAGATCATCGCTGAGGACAAAGAGGCATTAGAGCGATATAAAGAACTAGAAGAGGAGATTCAGCGCCTTCAGACAAAGCTACAAAGCGATGCAGGGGACCTCTTGGATGATATGCGGAGGCCCAGCGCGCTCGCGGCTGACTTTAATGAAGACTTCTCAGAACTACTGGAGCATATGACAATTCTGAAACTACCGAAGTCTACGTCAGAAGAATTCTTTAATGAGTTGGCTGAGGGGGAGACCTGTATTTGCGGGCGAGAGCTGAATGAGGAACATAGAGAGAAGATACGCAAGAACGCTGAAGAATACCTATCCGACGAAGACATTGGTGTACTCAATACCCTCAAAGAGCAGCTAAGAAACACAGCAGATGTCGAAGACTTTGAATCCAGGTTCACATCGCTCTCAGACACTCGCCAGGAACTCAAGAAAAATGAAATGGAGCAAGACCAATTGGATTTGGATGATCCTGAACTGGAACAAAAAAAGCAAGAATTGACCGAGAAGATAGAATCCGAGCGGAACTCGCGCAATGAGAAGCAGGAAAAAGTGGATTTACTGACCACGGATGATAAAGGTCAACGTGAACGATTTGACCTGGATTGGAAGACTAATATCCCTGAAGCAAAGCGGGAAGTCAACAAGTACGAGAAGAAGGTTCAGCAGGCAAGTGATACGGTCGAGTTCAGTAAACAGGCAGATAAGCTCGAAGAAATATTCGACGAATTTATTGACCGCAGTTTGTCGGAACTCAAGGAGCGTCAGATTCAGGAGACGAACGAACGTCTGAAACAGATTCTCGGATTGTCTGAGGTCCAAATCGAGTCAATTGATGATTCGATCAAACTACGGGGTAAGAGTGGGTCGTCAGAGGGCCAATCCCTATCAGTCGCATACGCATACCTCTCTACGCTGTTTGAGGGCTCGCAAGTAGACATGCCATTTGTGATCGATAGCCCGGCCGTCAGTCTCGATCACAAAGTTCGGCGTGAGGTGGCAACGATTATTTCTGGCCTGTTTGACCAACTCGTCGCGTTTGTCATCTCGACAGAGAAAGAAGGATTTGTACAAAACTTAGAACCGATGCAGCACGATGGATTTGAGGATATACAATATTATACCGTTCACAAAACCGACACACCTGGTGTAGTCCAAAAGCATACTGACCATGACTTCTTCATGGAGTTCACTTCTGAGGAGGAAGAAGCAACTACTACTGTGGGGGCAGAGTAA
- a CDS encoding cysteine desulfurase family protein translates to MTSDVDTPIYLDHHATTPVDEKVVEEMTPYFTESYGNPASEDHIFGAKAKQAVNQARERVSEAINCREEEIIFTSGATESDNLAIRGAADYAADNDKGSHIITAVTEHEAVLEVCEDLETDGFDVTYLPVDENGKVDPADIQDAIRDETILISIMAANNEIGTIAPIKEIGEIAKENEVFFHTDAVQALGYLPIDVEEMGIDLMSISAHKIYGPKGVGALYVRRRNPKVKLNPLLHGGGHERGWRSGTLNVPAIVGFGKAVQMADQNLEERSQHVDELTSYMWDRLNDELDDVVLNGHPEDRIPNNLNISFTGVENKALVKNLQPDIAVSAGSACTTGTVEASHVLQSITDNEDVWHNAIRFGFGKDNTQKEVEYATEEVIKIVNRLRNLNF, encoded by the coding sequence ATGACTTCTGACGTGGACACACCCATCTACCTCGACCACCACGCCACCACACCCGTCGACGAAAAGGTCGTCGAGGAGATGACTCCCTACTTCACAGAAAGCTACGGCAACCCAGCCAGCGAAGACCACATTTTCGGGGCAAAAGCGAAGCAAGCAGTAAACCAGGCCCGAGAACGAGTCTCGGAAGCAATAAACTGCCGTGAAGAAGAGATCATCTTCACCAGCGGAGCCACCGAATCGGACAACCTGGCAATCCGAGGAGCAGCAGACTACGCAGCTGACAACGACAAAGGCAGCCATATCATAACTGCCGTCACCGAACACGAAGCAGTACTCGAAGTCTGCGAAGACTTGGAAACAGACGGCTTCGACGTCACCTACCTACCCGTCGACGAAAACGGGAAGGTAGATCCTGCAGACATTCAGGACGCAATCCGGGACGAAACCATCCTGATCTCCATCATGGCCGCCAACAACGAAATTGGCACCATCGCACCGATAAAGGAGATCGGGGAAATCGCCAAAGAGAACGAGGTCTTCTTCCACACCGACGCAGTCCAAGCACTCGGATACCTCCCCATCGACGTCGAAGAGATGGGTATCGACCTGATGTCCATCTCCGCACACAAGATCTACGGGCCGAAAGGCGTCGGCGCACTCTACGTCAGAAGACGGAACCCGAAAGTCAAACTCAACCCGCTACTCCACGGAGGAGGCCACGAACGAGGCTGGCGCTCCGGGACACTCAACGTCCCCGCAATCGTCGGATTCGGAAAAGCCGTGCAAATGGCGGATCAAAATCTGGAGGAACGGAGTCAGCACGTCGACGAACTAACCTCCTACATGTGGGACCGGTTGAACGACGAACTGGACGACGTCGTTCTCAACGGCCACCCGGAAGACCGGATCCCTAACAACCTCAACATCAGCTTCACCGGAGTAGAGAACAAAGCCCTGGTCAAAAACCTGCAACCGGACATCGCCGTCTCCGCAGGATCAGCCTGTACCACCGGCACAGTCGAAGCCTCCCACGTGCTTCAATCGATTACTGATAACGAAGATGTCTGGCATAATGCGATTCGCTTCGGGTTCGGGAAAGACAATACCCAGAAGGAGGTTGAATACGCTACCGAGGAGGTGATCAAAATCGTCAATCGGCTTCGTAATCTTAACTTCTGA
- the dndE gene encoding DNA sulfur modification protein DndE, translated as MSQKFNRITIDSDATNQLKMLKANTGMTPNYLGRIGFCYSLNEPRPPNPQQYDTDGQTFNRYTLLGEHDTLYMALLKERLIQEGKDPEEDLYEEFVAHLNRGVERVAGNVSDLSDFYDLVPGEIKGLEAQQEG; from the coding sequence ATGAGCCAGAAATTCAACCGGATCACCATCGACAGCGACGCCACCAACCAGTTGAAAATGCTGAAAGCCAACACCGGGATGACACCCAACTACCTCGGCAGAATTGGCTTCTGCTACTCCCTCAACGAGCCACGTCCGCCAAACCCGCAGCAGTACGACACTGACGGGCAAACCTTCAACCGGTACACCCTGCTCGGAGAACACGACACCCTCTACATGGCCCTCCTGAAAGAACGACTCATCCAGGAAGGGAAAGACCCCGAAGAGGACCTTTACGAAGAGTTCGTCGCACACCTCAACCGAGGCGTCGAACGAGTAGCAGGTAACGTAAGCGACCTAAGCGACTTCTACGACCTCGTTCCCGGAGAGATAAAAGGACTGGAAGCCCAACAGGAAGGATAA
- the dndD gene encoding DNA sulfur modification protein DndD produces MRINKLIITDFGPYRGRNEIELSSTEDSPIVLFGGKNGAGKTTLFEAIGFCLHGKSSLGRRTARKDYEQAIRSKLHEYPDGKADTAAVRLEFEYSHMGEVDHYSVERSWRDRGKSIVEDLKVRRNGEIPSELNEDQWQDFLKELVPPGVSQLFFFDGEKIQELASAVESDADFEDSMYSLLGLDLIERLDTDLSIYISQKLEESGVEGIKDEIQELQNQRDEIEQEFEDLKQEREEKEQRLAELEDEIDNKESKIAQEGGSYADKREELKERRAELNASIEQLEDQIRDLAEGAYPFTLAPDLCESVVDRLKTETERQNRATARNELTDELDDVLGDEDVWEEMNMPEDQVGQLSDRIQDKLKSRLEIEDEDPELAHQFSEAQRQEIYSLTDRALNDVPDQLADLTESLEDKTRELQEVESGLNKAPDQEVISPLIDDLNELTEEKGAIKSRLEELEEEISTAQTRLERKENEVENKLEQKSRVEDVSERADLASDVRNAVKDFREELAKKKLRKLESKLSERYITLSNKGDFYDKIEINEENLDITIKTIHGNSKPHTELSAGERQIFATSLLWALAEISDRPLPFIVDTPLGRLDNDHRDNLITHFFPEAAHQVIIFSTDTEIDDHQYQKLEGYISQAYRLEYDEEEGKTVPSEGYFWTEDDEDQRSLGEITS; encoded by the coding sequence ATGAGAATCAACAAGCTAATCATCACAGACTTCGGCCCTTACCGAGGTCGTAACGAAATCGAGCTCAGCTCAACAGAAGACTCTCCCATCGTACTGTTCGGCGGGAAAAACGGAGCGGGGAAAACCACGCTATTCGAAGCAATCGGATTCTGTCTCCACGGTAAATCCTCGCTCGGCCGTCGCACTGCCCGGAAAGACTACGAACAAGCAATCCGCAGCAAGCTCCATGAATACCCCGACGGCAAAGCAGATACAGCAGCTGTCCGACTTGAGTTTGAGTACTCCCACATGGGCGAAGTGGACCACTACTCTGTGGAGCGTTCCTGGCGCGACCGTGGCAAAAGCATCGTCGAGGACCTGAAAGTCCGGAGGAACGGAGAGATCCCCTCCGAACTCAACGAGGACCAGTGGCAGGACTTCCTGAAAGAACTGGTTCCGCCAGGAGTCTCCCAACTGTTCTTCTTCGACGGGGAGAAAATCCAGGAGCTTGCGTCAGCAGTCGAATCTGACGCCGACTTCGAGGACTCGATGTACTCACTCCTCGGCCTCGACCTGATTGAACGCCTGGACACCGACCTATCCATCTACATCTCCCAGAAGCTCGAAGAAAGCGGTGTAGAAGGGATCAAAGACGAAATCCAGGAGCTTCAGAACCAGCGAGACGAAATCGAACAGGAGTTCGAGGACCTGAAACAGGAAAGAGAAGAGAAGGAGCAGAGACTAGCAGAGCTGGAAGACGAGATTGATAACAAGGAATCGAAGATCGCCCAAGAGGGCGGCTCCTACGCCGACAAGCGAGAGGAACTCAAGGAACGCCGAGCTGAACTGAACGCCAGTATCGAACAACTCGAAGACCAGATCCGAGACCTCGCTGAAGGCGCGTACCCGTTCACCCTGGCACCGGATCTCTGTGAATCCGTAGTTGACCGGTTGAAGACTGAGACCGAACGCCAGAACCGGGCGACCGCCAGGAACGAGCTGACCGACGAACTCGACGACGTACTCGGTGACGAGGACGTCTGGGAAGAGATGAATATGCCGGAAGATCAGGTCGGACAGCTCTCTGACCGCATCCAGGATAAACTCAAAAGCCGGCTGGAAATCGAAGACGAGGACCCGGAACTCGCCCACCAATTCTCGGAGGCACAGCGACAGGAGATCTACTCGCTTACCGACCGAGCCCTGAACGACGTCCCGGACCAGCTTGCCGACCTCACAGAGAGCCTGGAAGACAAAACGCGGGAACTCCAAGAGGTCGAATCCGGTCTCAACAAAGCTCCTGACCAAGAGGTCATCTCACCGCTGATCGATGACCTGAACGAGCTTACTGAGGAGAAGGGAGCCATCAAATCGCGGCTCGAAGAACTGGAGGAAGAAATCAGTACAGCCCAGACCCGCTTAGAGCGGAAAGAGAACGAGGTCGAAAACAAGCTTGAGCAGAAATCCCGTGTCGAAGATGTCTCCGAACGAGCAGACCTCGCCTCTGACGTCCGAAATGCCGTGAAGGACTTCCGCGAAGAACTCGCCAAGAAGAAGCTGCGGAAACTGGAGTCGAAACTCAGCGAACGCTACATCACCCTCTCCAACAAGGGCGACTTCTACGACAAAATCGAGATCAACGAAGAAAACCTCGACATCACGATCAAGACCATCCACGGCAACAGCAAGCCGCACACAGAGCTCTCAGCCGGGGAACGACAGATCTTCGCCACATCCCTTCTCTGGGCACTGGCAGAGATCTCCGACCGGCCACTACCCTTCATCGTCGACACACCGCTCGGCCGCCTCGACAACGATCACCGGGACAACCTGATCACCCACTTCTTCCCTGAAGCAGCACACCAAGTGATCATCTTCTCCACCGACACGGAGATCGACGACCACCAGTACCAGAAACTGGAAGGATACATCTCTCAGGCATACCGGCTGGAGTACGACGAAGAGGAAGGGAAAACCGTTCCCTCGGAAGGCTACTTCTGGACCGAAGACGACGAAGATCAGCGATCACTCGGGGAGATCACATCATGA
- the dndC gene encoding DNA phosphorothioation system sulfurtransferase DndC: MSTDNLEVAKTGQEKGESVFDNRSLEDIYGEIQETYLADDRPWVIGYSGGKDSTTALQLIWYAIEDLPEEKRQKPIHVISSDTLVETPKIVNHIISTLENINEYAEKKNLPFTAHKVTPKVDDSFWVNLIGRGYPAPNQNFRWCTERLKIDPADRFIENQVSEHGEVVVILGARKAESATREQVMEMHSIDGSVLSRHNKFANAFVYTPIEDWIVDDVWTYLIQAVDNPWGKNNRDLAALYQEADDECPMVIDTKTPSCGNSRFGCWTCTVVSEDKAMENMIDEGDEWMEPLLEFRDFLKETQDPEKKPNYRMVKGRQHGYVKEKTNGSDGIIPRAHKFEFCKDLLRKLLETQKEVNEKIPEDEEMDLIREEELKEIRRLWREERADWEDSVPQIYNEVMDDDLDWVHDDLGSFGEMEAEVLSEVCEEHDVPAELVKRLLDTEFQHYGMKRRASIYSELDKVMREDWRDMSEIVAELEGEDRIEAWEYDGVDV; the protein is encoded by the coding sequence ATGAGTACAGATAATTTAGAGGTTGCCAAGACTGGCCAGGAAAAAGGCGAGTCCGTTTTCGACAACCGCTCTCTTGAAGACATCTACGGAGAGATACAGGAAACCTATTTGGCGGATGACCGCCCCTGGGTCATCGGCTACAGTGGCGGCAAGGACTCCACCACTGCCCTCCAGCTAATTTGGTACGCCATCGAAGACCTTCCAGAAGAGAAGAGGCAGAAGCCAATCCATGTCATCTCAAGTGATACTTTAGTAGAAACGCCGAAAATCGTCAACCACATCATCTCCACTCTGGAAAATATCAACGAATACGCAGAAAAGAAAAATCTGCCTTTCACCGCCCACAAGGTCACTCCCAAGGTTGACGACTCCTTCTGGGTCAACCTTATCGGCCGGGGCTACCCGGCACCGAACCAGAACTTCCGCTGGTGTACGGAACGCCTCAAAATCGACCCTGCAGACCGATTCATCGAGAACCAGGTCTCTGAACACGGAGAAGTAGTTGTAATCCTCGGAGCACGGAAAGCAGAATCGGCCACGCGAGAACAGGTAATGGAGATGCACAGTATCGACGGCAGCGTCCTCTCACGCCACAACAAGTTCGCCAACGCCTTCGTCTACACACCTATCGAGGACTGGATCGTCGACGACGTCTGGACCTACCTCATTCAAGCCGTCGACAACCCCTGGGGCAAGAACAACCGGGACCTCGCCGCACTCTACCAGGAAGCAGACGACGAGTGCCCGATGGTGATCGACACGAAGACACCTTCCTGCGGCAACAGCCGGTTCGGTTGCTGGACCTGCACAGTCGTCTCCGAAGACAAGGCGATGGAGAATATGATCGACGAGGGCGACGAATGGATGGAACCCCTCTTGGAGTTCCGTGACTTCCTCAAAGAAACGCAGGATCCCGAGAAGAAGCCGAACTACCGGATGGTCAAGGGCCGGCAACACGGCTATGTCAAAGAGAAGACCAACGGCAGTGACGGCATCATCCCACGTGCCCACAAGTTCGAGTTCTGCAAAGACCTGCTCCGGAAGCTCTTGGAGACTCAGAAAGAGGTCAACGAGAAAATCCCTGAAGACGAGGAGATGGATCTGATCAGGGAAGAAGAGCTCAAAGAGATCCGTCGTCTCTGGCGCGAAGAACGTGCTGACTGGGAAGATTCCGTACCCCAGATCTATAACGAGGTTATGGACGACGACCTGGACTGGGTCCACGACGATCTCGGCTCCTTCGGTGAGATGGAGGCAGAAGTCCTCAGCGAGGTCTGTGAAGAACATGATGTCCCCGCAGAACTCGTCAAACGTCTGCTCGACACCGAATTCCAGCACTACGGCATGAAACGGCGCGCATCCATCTACAGCGAGCTTGACAAAGTCATGCGAGAGGACTGGCGGGACATGTCGGAGATCGTCGCTGAACTCGAAGGTGAAGACCGTATAGAAGCGTGGGAATACGACGGAGTAGACGTCTAA
- a CDS encoding transcriptional regulator, with product MGDRDRDEESGKFTEEYPPQDFLKALDELGPSGTTDISNYIGCDRRTAYLKLKSLEEEGEVRSRKVGNSLLWELND from the coding sequence ATGGGCGACCGGGACCGGGACGAAGAAAGTGGGAAATTCACTGAGGAGTACCCGCCTCAGGATTTCCTGAAAGCCTTAGACGAACTCGGTCCAAGTGGAACGACGGACATTTCCAATTATATTGGCTGTGACCGTCGAACCGCCTATCTGAAATTAAAATCTCTCGAAGAGGAAGGGGAGGTTAGGAGCAGAAAAGTGGGGAATTCACTCCTCTGGGAACTGAATGATTAG
- a CDS encoding ribonuclease H-like domain-containing protein: protein MTLELVAFDIETTGFEVRDEVTVAGFAVPMGVRVFVQTGGRAAPDVEAAVRDRVEAHVQVSTHDSERVLLEAVGGFAAERLVGNDVLLVAFNGELWRSGFDLPFLRTRLSRSDVEWPFREMPYADLLPVVTNRFNTVGEDGDERSDLAGVYETLCEGQYGDLDPFAGSEEAVTAYEEGRFADVVVHNVADVLRTRELGTLAERYCSKSDFKLKSLTPTRHE, encoded by the coding sequence ATGACGCTGGAGTTGGTGGCGTTTGACATCGAGACGACGGGGTTCGAGGTTCGTGATGAGGTGACGGTGGCCGGGTTTGCTGTGCCGATGGGCGTTCGCGTGTTCGTACAGACCGGTGGGCGAGCAGCGCCTGATGTGGAGGCCGCGGTTCGTGATCGTGTCGAGGCGCACGTCCAGGTGTCGACACACGACTCGGAGCGAGTGTTGTTGGAAGCGGTCGGGGGGTTCGCTGCAGAGCGCCTGGTCGGGAACGACGTGCTGTTGGTTGCGTTCAACGGTGAGTTGTGGCGGTCTGGGTTCGACTTGCCGTTCCTGCGGACGCGGCTTTCGCGGAGTGATGTGGAGTGGCCGTTCCGGGAGATGCCGTATGCTGACCTGCTGCCGGTCGTGACGAACCGGTTCAACACCGTTGGCGAGGATGGCGATGAGCGGTCGGATCTGGCCGGCGTGTACGAAACGTTGTGTGAGGGGCAGTATGGTGATCTCGATCCGTTCGCGGGGAGTGAGGAAGCCGTGACGGCGTACGAGGAGGGCCGGTTCGCCGATGTCGTGGTGCACAACGTCGCGGATGTTCTGCGGACGCGGGAATTAGGGACACTCGCGGAACGGTACTGCTCGAAATCCGATTTCAAGCTGAAATCACTGACCCCGACACGTCATGAGTGA
- a CDS encoding HNH endonuclease, with product MAEAESRPPEDEPSGANTESDESGVTSPRECHETVDPETRDDVLEKYKHRCQACGRRGPGKGGLATLHVHHIERDPDGMDEHDLENLTLLCRSCHSWFHQQSTPDDSPVEITEEDQSVLLPQDIEILRYLADNGPDRTGDIASGLPSDHSVSSVRERLWVLMGLDNLVDARDRQIVDKDVETGEWGLTEQIENSARGHIPDDPQLLLQRMEDEQVRQALDRGCDRSDIIDVLGISRRTTFNKKKRACAYDFPLDAFNRGGRPTDGDRSEHSTVTTDTAAGESDEQQRLDAVAEQEPDSLGRTETWGTPETEPGTQPSDENVADTGETVSERGADDKLRVHLQHAIDALQEVEQAL from the coding sequence ATGGCAGAAGCTGAATCACGACCCCCTGAAGATGAACCGAGCGGCGCAAACACAGAGAGCGACGAGTCCGGGGTGACCAGTCCTCGGGAGTGTCACGAGACGGTGGATCCGGAGACGCGAGACGACGTGCTGGAGAAGTACAAGCACCGCTGTCAGGCGTGCGGGCGGCGCGGCCCGGGGAAGGGCGGCCTAGCGACGCTGCATGTTCACCACATCGAGCGCGACCCGGACGGGATGGACGAGCACGACCTGGAGAATTTGACGTTGCTGTGCCGGTCGTGCCACAGCTGGTTCCACCAACAGAGCACGCCGGACGACTCGCCTGTCGAGATTACTGAGGAAGATCAGAGCGTGCTGCTCCCGCAGGACATCGAGATCCTACGGTACTTAGCGGACAACGGGCCGGACCGAACGGGAGACATCGCGTCAGGGCTGCCGAGCGATCACTCAGTGTCATCCGTTCGGGAGCGGTTGTGGGTGCTGATGGGCCTCGACAACCTCGTCGACGCCCGCGACCGACAGATCGTCGATAAAGACGTCGAAACCGGCGAATGGGGCCTCACAGAGCAGATCGAGAACTCGGCTCGCGGCCACATTCCAGATGACCCGCAACTGCTACTCCAGCGGATGGAAGACGAGCAAGTCAGGCAGGCGCTCGACCGCGGGTGTGATCGCAGCGACATCATCGACGTGCTCGGCATCTCGCGGCGCACGACGTTCAACAAGAAAAAGCGCGCCTGTGCGTACGACTTCCCGTTGGACGCGTTCAACCGCGGTGGACGGCCGACAGATGGTGACCGTTCGGAGCACAGCACCGTCACGACCGACACAGCAGCAGGTGAGAGCGATGAACAGCAGCGGCTCGATGCAGTGGCCGAACAGGAGCCTGACTCGCTGGGCCGAACGGAAACGTGGGGAACGCCTGAAACTGAACCCGGAACACAGCCCTCCGATGAGAATGTGGCAGATACAGGTGAGACTGTGAGTGAGCGCGGTGCAGACGATAAACTGCGCGTGCATCTGCAGCACGCAATCGACGCGCTACAGGAGGTGGAGCAGGCACTGTAA
- a CDS encoding CBS domain-containing protein translates to MPRDLYDCTAAELATHSVEHLQHDTPPSTAAEWLAENGYDAAPVYANDDPIGFIHKDDVTTDDDGNTLDDHLTPLTIGHMISGDTSFTDVLSALIEQPVYFLGGHNNVTGILTRADLNTAPARIYLFDRITYLEEHLRELILDKQPDWKTTPVTADELDDIEDRYEDAQAANVALDELHYAQFSTLETIVTSVEACWQACGFSTKGGADSRLHEVTDLRNDVAHANLLVENTDSNEFLSDGRTTENLYDTLDTIHDVLSNLQDAGYDPGATKPRDEATLTSPGSSLE, encoded by the coding sequence ATGCCCCGCGACCTCTACGACTGCACCGCAGCCGAACTCGCCACCCACTCCGTCGAACACCTCCAACACGACACGCCACCAAGCACCGCTGCCGAGTGGCTCGCCGAGAACGGGTACGACGCCGCCCCGGTCTACGCGAACGACGACCCAATCGGATTCATCCACAAAGACGACGTCACAACCGACGACGATGGCAACACTCTCGACGACCACCTCACCCCTCTGACCATCGGCCACATGATCAGCGGTGACACCTCGTTCACCGACGTCCTGTCCGCACTCATCGAGCAACCAGTCTACTTTCTCGGCGGCCACAACAACGTCACCGGCATCCTCACCCGCGCCGATCTCAACACCGCCCCAGCGCGCATCTATCTCTTCGACCGCATCACCTACCTCGAAGAACACCTCCGCGAGCTCATCCTCGACAAGCAACCAGACTGGAAAACTACGCCCGTCACCGCAGACGAACTCGACGACATCGAAGACCGGTACGAAGACGCACAAGCCGCCAACGTCGCGTTAGACGAACTCCACTACGCACAATTCTCCACGCTCGAAACCATCGTCACCAGTGTCGAAGCCTGCTGGCAAGCCTGCGGGTTCTCTACGAAAGGCGGTGCAGACTCCCGACTCCACGAAGTCACTGACCTCCGCAACGACGTCGCCCACGCCAACCTCCTCGTCGAAAACACAGATAGTAACGAGTTCCTCAGCGACGGCCGTACCACAGAAAACCTGTATGACACTCTCGACACCATCCACGATGTCCTTTCGAACCTTCAAGACGCAGGATACGACCCAGGGGCGACGAAACCACGTGACGAAGCCACTCTAACATCTCCAGGTTCATCCCTTGAGTAA